One region of Ahniella affigens genomic DNA includes:
- a CDS encoding SMI1/KNR4 family protein, translated as MNTLSAIAEIEKTFGFKLPAHYRLFLTERSDDLVESIEIDALVDWARGPTATVDCLYSGKSILQNDASGCSCDRERRMLIIGYSVFGAYLYLCWAQEQLGRIFFREPFQDGTYYLVANSFKDFLARSRPIVYNDEA; from the coding sequence ATGAACACGCTGTCGGCGATTGCAGAGATCGAAAAGACCTTTGGGTTCAAGTTGCCAGCGCACTATCGATTGTTCCTGACAGAGCGGTCGGACGACCTTGTCGAGTCAATTGAGATAGACGCACTTGTCGACTGGGCACGTGGCCCCACCGCGACAGTCGATTGTCTGTATTCCGGCAAGTCGATTCTTCAAAACGATGCGTCGGGGTGCAGTTGCGATCGGGAACGGAGGATGCTGATCATCGGCTACAGTGTCTTCGGTGCATACCTATACCTCTGCTGGGCCCAGGAGCAGTTAGGTCGCATCTTCTTCCGTGAGCCGTTTCAAGATGGAACGTATTACCTGGTCGCCAACAGCTTTAAAGACTTCTTGGCAAGAAGCAGGCCGATCGTGTATAACGATGAGGCCTAA
- a CDS encoding transposase, which translates to MCQATSRPSIRLRAQLSACSDCALRAQCFRKPDTTTVRPVAVLSRKPAATHTQTMRERIDSDRGQQEYSRCFATVEPEFGNLRHNKELARLNLRGQRKVNEQWNRYVLVHNN; encoded by the coding sequence ATCTGCCAGGCAACGAGTCGACCGAGCATTAGACTCCGCGCGCAACTTTCGGCCTGCTCGGATTGTGCACTGCGCGCTCAGTGCTTCCGCAAGCCGGACACGACGACGGTGCGCCCAGTCGCGGTGCTCAGCAGGAAGCCGGCGGCGACCCACACGCAGACGATGCGCGAGCGCATCGATAGTGATCGAGGTCAGCAGGAATACAGCCGGTGCTTCGCCACCGTCGAACCAGAGTTCGGCAATCTCCGTCACAACAAGGAGCTTGCCCGACTCAACCTTCGCGGCCAGCGAAAGGTCAATGAGCAATGGAATCGATACGTCCTGGTGCACAACAACTAG
- a CDS encoding transposase, with protein sequence MSPRFLPVVLEDQLVPGSFAHATYHLVDVLDLSGFDRHFRNDQTNATAHAPSMLLKAVLLAYSQGIVSACAIERACCDNASFIAITGDAKPHFTMMADFVTRSRDAIASVSAQLLMIVGKDGLISQEMFAIDGVRFPANGTKYRSGTRAEFLAKAEQLERVSKQMLDRHRQNDDSRRDGAEDEVAEPIARMTQEATRMRGWLNAHPADRDGARGSIRKLNLPGNESTEH encoded by the coding sequence ATGAGCCCGCGTTTCTTGCCGGTGGTGCTGGAAGATCAGCTGGTGCCGGGTTCGTTTGCCCATGCGACGTACCATCTGGTGGATGTATTGGACTTGTCTGGATTCGACCGGCACTTCCGGAACGACCAGACCAATGCGACTGCACATGCGCCGTCGATGCTATTGAAGGCAGTGCTGCTGGCCTACTCGCAAGGAATCGTCAGCGCTTGCGCCATTGAACGGGCGTGCTGCGACAACGCCTCTTTCATCGCGATCACCGGCGACGCCAAGCCGCACTTCACGATGATGGCCGACTTCGTCACTCGCTCGCGTGATGCGATCGCGTCGGTGTCCGCGCAGCTTCTGATGATTGTCGGCAAGGATGGATTGATCAGCCAAGAGATGTTCGCCATCGATGGCGTGAGGTTTCCCGCCAACGGAACGAAGTACCGCTCCGGCACACGAGCCGAGTTTCTGGCGAAAGCCGAGCAGCTTGAACGTGTCTCGAAGCAGATGCTGGACCGACATCGTCAGAACGATGATTCCCGGCGCGACGGCGCGGAAGACGAGGTCGCCGAACCGATTGCGCGGATGACACAGGAAGCGACTCGGATGCGCGGTTGGCTGAATGCCCATCCCGCCGATCGCGACGGGGCACGCGGTTCGATTCGGAAGTTGAATCTGCCAGGCAACGAGTCGACCGAGCATTAG